The following are encoded in a window of Arvicanthis niloticus isolate mArvNil1 chromosome 1, mArvNil1.pat.X, whole genome shotgun sequence genomic DNA:
- the LOC117723126 gene encoding olfactory receptor 56A3-like isoform X2 has translation MGANAILLITIRMEASLHEPMYYFLSLLSMLDIVICLTVIPKVLAIFWFDLRPIGFSACFLQMYIMNSFHGMESCTFMVMAFDRYIAICHPLRYPSIITDQFVVKAATFILVRNLLLPLPIPILSGRLHYCGRNVIENCICANMSVSRLSCSDVTINRLYQFACGWTLLGSDLILIFLSYTLILRAVLRLKSEGAVAKALSTCGSHFILILFFSTILLVFVLTHVAKRKVSSDVPVLLNVLHNVIPAALNPIVYGVRTQEIKQGIKRLLKGW, from the coding sequence ATGGGGGCTAATGCTATTCTTCTGATCACCATTCGGATGGAGGCTTCTCTGCATGAACCCATGTACTACTTCCTCAGCCTCCTATCCATGCTGGACATTGTAATCTGCCTCACTGTCATCCCTAAGGTACTGGCCATCTTCTGGTTTGATCTCAGGCCCATTGGCTTTTCTGCCTGTTTCCTCCAGATGTATATCATGAACAGCTTTCATGGTATGGAATCTTGCACATTTATGGTCATGGCCTTTGATCGCTATATAGCCATCTGTCACCCACTGAGATATCCATCTATCATCACTGACCAATTTGTAGTCAAGGCAGCCACATTCATTCTGGTCAGGAATCTCCTTTTGCCTTTGCCCATCCCCATTCTCTCAGGACGACTCCATTACTGTGGGAGAAATGTCATTGAGAACTGCATCTGTGCCAACATGTCTGTCTCTAGACTCTCTTGTAGTGATGTCACTATTAATCGTCTTTATCAGTTTGCCTGTGGCTGGACTTTGCTGGGATCAGACCTaatcctcatcttcctctcctaTACCCTCATACTGAGAGCTGTGCTGAGACTCAAGTCTGAGGGCGCTGTAGCCAAAGCTCTGAGCACATGTGGCTCTCACTTCATCCTTATCTTGTTCTTTAGCACCATCCTTTTAGTCTTTGTCCTCACACATGTAGCTAAGAGGAAGGTCTCTTCTGATGTGCCAGTCTTGCtcaatgtcctccacaatgtcatCCCTGCTGCCCTTAATCCCATTGTCTATGGGGTGAGAACCCAGGAGATCAAGCAAGGAATCAAGAGATTATTAAAGGGGTGGTGA
- the LOC117714335 gene encoding olfactory receptor 56A4-like — protein MVSSPNNTGIQVTEFLMICFPGMQDTQHWLSIILAPLLVLALAANFVLLFTIHQEASLHEPMYYLLAILSVLDVILCLTVIPKVLLIFWFNMKPISFVGCFLQMFIMNTFLPMESSTFLVMAYDRYVAICHPLRYPSIITEQFVINAAIFIVARNLLATLPTPVLAARLNYCASNVVENCICANISVAKLSCGDIHLNKLYQFVSVWCLLGSDLLLILLSYCFILRVVMCQQSGGAVTKALSTCGSHLILILFFYTLLLVFIFTNKAGKTIPSEVPILLNVLHHLIPPALNPIVYGVRTQEIKQGIIKLFKH, from the exons ATGGTATCATCTCCCAACAACACAGGGATTCAGGTGACAGAGTTTCTGATGATCTGCTTTCCAGGAATGCAGGACACACAGCACTGGCTATCCATCATCTTGGCTCCCCTCCTGGTTTTGGCCCTTGCAGCCAACTTTGTGCTATTATTCACCATCCATCAGGAGGCATCTCTGCATGAGCCCATGTACTATCTGCTTGCCATCCTCTCTGTGCTTGATGTCATCCTCTGCCTCACTGTCATCCCCAAG GTCCTGCTTATCTTCTGGTTCAACATGAAACCCATCAGCTTTGTGGGCTGCTTCCTGCAGATGTTCATCATGAACACCTTCCTTCCCATGGAATCCTCTACGTTTCTGGTcatggcctatgatcgctatgtggctATCTGCCATCCCCTGCGCTACCCATCCATCATCACAGAACAGTTTGTCATCAATGCAGCCATTTTTATTGTAGCCCGCAATCTTCTAGCTACACTGCCCACTCCAGTTCTGGCTGCTAGGCTCAATTACTGTGCCAGCAATGTGGTGGAGAATTGCATATGTGCCAATATTTCTGTAGCAAAGCTTTCCTGTGGGGATATTCATCTAAATAAGCTCTATCAATTTGTGAGTGTTTGGTGTCTACTAGGTTCTGATCTGTTGCTCATCTTGCTATCTTACTGCTTCATCCTAAGAGTTGTTATGTGTCAGCAGTCTGGAGGCGCAGTCACCAAGGCCTTGAGTACTTGCGGTTCTCATCTCATCCTTATACTTTTCTTCTATACACTGTTGCTAGTCTTTATCTTCACAAACAAGGCAGGAAAAACGATACCGTCAGAGGTACCGATTCTTCTCAATGTGCTGCATCATCTCATCCCACCTGCCCTCAATCCCATTGTGTATGGAGTACGAACCCAGGAAATCAAGCAGGGGATTATCAAACTATTCAAACACTAG
- the LOC117723126 gene encoding olfactory receptor 56A3-like isoform X1 yields MTAHRNDTISTGVSDFLLNCFVRSPSWQLWLSLPLSLLFLLAMGANAILLITIRMEASLHEPMYYFLSLLSMLDIVICLTVIPKVLAIFWFDLRPIGFSACFLQMYIMNSFHGMESCTFMVMAFDRYIAICHPLRYPSIITDQFVVKAATFILVRNLLLPLPIPILSGRLHYCGRNVIENCICANMSVSRLSCSDVTINRLYQFACGWTLLGSDLILIFLSYTLILRAVLRLKSEGAVAKALSTCGSHFILILFFSTILLVFVLTHVAKRKVSSDVPVLLNVLHNVIPAALNPIVYGVRTQEIKQGIKRLLKGW; encoded by the coding sequence ATGACAGCACACAGGAACGACACCATCTCTACTGGAGTTTCAGACTTCCTCCTAAATTGTTTTGTCAGGTCTCCCAGCTGGCAGCTCTGGCTTTCCCTGCCACtcagtcttctctttctcctagCCATGGGGGCTAATGCTATTCTTCTGATCACCATTCGGATGGAGGCTTCTCTGCATGAACCCATGTACTACTTCCTCAGCCTCCTATCCATGCTGGACATTGTAATCTGCCTCACTGTCATCCCTAAGGTACTGGCCATCTTCTGGTTTGATCTCAGGCCCATTGGCTTTTCTGCCTGTTTCCTCCAGATGTATATCATGAACAGCTTTCATGGTATGGAATCTTGCACATTTATGGTCATGGCCTTTGATCGCTATATAGCCATCTGTCACCCACTGAGATATCCATCTATCATCACTGACCAATTTGTAGTCAAGGCAGCCACATTCATTCTGGTCAGGAATCTCCTTTTGCCTTTGCCCATCCCCATTCTCTCAGGACGACTCCATTACTGTGGGAGAAATGTCATTGAGAACTGCATCTGTGCCAACATGTCTGTCTCTAGACTCTCTTGTAGTGATGTCACTATTAATCGTCTTTATCAGTTTGCCTGTGGCTGGACTTTGCTGGGATCAGACCTaatcctcatcttcctctcctaTACCCTCATACTGAGAGCTGTGCTGAGACTCAAGTCTGAGGGCGCTGTAGCCAAAGCTCTGAGCACATGTGGCTCTCACTTCATCCTTATCTTGTTCTTTAGCACCATCCTTTTAGTCTTTGTCCTCACACATGTAGCTAAGAGGAAGGTCTCTTCTGATGTGCCAGTCTTGCtcaatgtcctccacaatgtcatCCCTGCTGCCCTTAATCCCATTGTCTATGGGGTGAGAACCCAGGAGATCAAGCAAGGAATCAAGAGATTATTAAAGGGGTGGTGA